A stretch of Verrucomicrobiota bacterium DNA encodes these proteins:
- a CDS encoding type II secretion system protein, with the protein MFCRNKEHSGEGFTLIELLVGIAIIGLLSGIIAAGVSSARSSAEKVEVKAGARSLIQAYLLTPLENNGQFLPGYANVGEILIVPGGRRLHPASEEAKRYPWRLAEYMDGGVRGLFVSDHLRFYDEFAKESPYAVSLNPSFGINSTFVGGHQDGRRSDPGYSPSGRFVRDPALPRNFWVLRPEDAHNPSNLIVFAASIGGSTPFFDEPVGFFRVTPPQSPGTVAWGSYDPEIPASMGHLSLEFGGEAVVSHLDGSTAFLSEEEIRDMRRWSNQASIYDDPNFSSWNRDD; encoded by the coding sequence ATGTTTTGCCGAAACAAAGAACACAGTGGCGAAGGATTTACTTTGATAGAGCTTTTGGTCGGAATTGCAATCATCGGCTTGCTAAGCGGAATCATTGCCGCAGGAGTAAGCTCAGCCAGAAGTAGCGCAGAGAAAGTTGAGGTTAAAGCCGGAGCTCGATCACTCATCCAAGCATATCTTCTGACGCCCCTTGAAAATAACGGCCAGTTTCTTCCGGGCTACGCGAACGTAGGCGAGATCCTTATCGTCCCTGGTGGACGCAGGCTTCATCCCGCAAGTGAAGAGGCGAAACGGTACCCATGGAGGCTTGCAGAATATATGGATGGAGGGGTGAGGGGCCTTTTTGTCTCTGATCACCTAAGGTTTTACGATGAATTTGCAAAGGAGAGCCCGTACGCTGTGAGTCTGAATCCGTCGTTTGGGATCAATTCTACTTTTGTCGGTGGGCACCAGGATGGTCGGCGCTCTGATCCAGGGTATTCACCTAGCGGGCGATTCGTAAGGGATCCAGCTCTTCCCCGCAACTTCTGGGTCCTGCGGCCGGAGGATGCACACAACCCGTCCAATCTGATCGTCTTTGCAGCATCTATCGGAGGATCTACCCCTTTTTTTGACGAACCAGTAGGATTTTTTAGAGTCACTCCCCCACAATCTCCTGGGACTGTTGCTTGGGGTTCATATGATCCTGAAATTCCAGCGAGTATGGGTCATTTATCTCTCGAGTTCGGCGGTGAAGCGGTAGTTTCTCATCTTGACGGAAGCACCGCGTTTCTAAGCGAGGAGGAAATCCGGGATATGAGGAGGTGGTCGAATCAGGCTTCTATCTACGATGATCCTAACTTTAGCAGCTGGAATCGAGACGATTAG
- a CDS encoding EVE domain-containing protein → MKYWLMKSEPDDFSIDDLKNAKGGVEPWDGIRNYQARNFMRDEMEIGDRVLYYHSNCKEPGVVGLAEIVSGPYPDPTAFDSKAKYYDPKSDPENPRWILVDVKFVEKFSRMVTLAEMRETKSLKEMRILQRGNRLSITPVRKSEYDWILKMASS, encoded by the coding sequence ATGAAGTATTGGTTGATGAAATCGGAGCCGGATGATTTTTCCATCGATGATTTGAAAAATGCGAAAGGAGGCGTCGAGCCGTGGGATGGCATTCGCAACTACCAAGCCCGCAATTTTATGCGGGATGAGATGGAGATCGGCGACCGGGTTCTTTATTACCACTCAAACTGTAAGGAACCAGGGGTGGTAGGGTTGGCCGAGATTGTATCTGGTCCCTACCCGGATCCAACCGCTTTTGATTCAAAGGCAAAATACTACGATCCTAAATCCGACCCGGAGAATCCCCGCTGGATTCTTGTGGACGTAAAGTTTGTCGAAAAATTCTCACGTATGGTCACCCTCGCCGAAATGCGTGAGACCAAGTCGCTCAAGGAAATGAGAATTCTTCAACGCGGAAATCGTCTCTCCATTACTCCTGTTCGGAAGAGTGAGTATGATTGGATCTTGAAGATGGCGTCTTCGTGA
- a CDS encoding NAD-dependent epimerase/dehydratase family protein — translation MAVDQKGGDGVILGCGYVGCAVARQWLTEGRRVFGVSRNKEILASIENPNFVGVVAEVDSDLWHTKVPREPEIALNCVSSAGGGIEGYRKSYIGGNESLAKWARSAQPGRILYTSSTTVYPFSDGREVREEDAGGDLPESGQILLDSEEVLLGDSALADRSVVLRLAGIYGPTRHYLLDSLRSGATVLPGRGDYYLNLIYLDDIVSAVVRFASDEGVCGKAFNISDGNPSTKEEVASWIAETLGLPPPVFDPNAVGGRRMTVNRAGGPPNRRVRIDKALAESSWKPSFPGFRKGYEEILRSGT, via the coding sequence CCGGCGGGTATTCGGGGTTTCTCGAAACAAGGAGATCCTCGCATCGATCGAAAACCCTAACTTTGTTGGCGTGGTCGCGGAGGTAGATTCAGATTTGTGGCACACAAAGGTCCCCAGAGAGCCAGAGATCGCTCTGAATTGCGTGAGCTCGGCGGGCGGTGGAATCGAGGGCTATCGAAAGTCGTATATCGGTGGGAATGAGTCTTTGGCGAAGTGGGCGCGTTCTGCGCAACCGGGTCGCATCCTTTACACGAGCTCAACGACTGTCTATCCGTTTTCGGACGGGCGGGAGGTGCGGGAGGAAGACGCAGGGGGCGATCTGCCGGAATCAGGGCAAATCCTTCTCGACTCGGAGGAGGTGCTTCTCGGCGATTCAGCGCTTGCGGATCGCAGCGTGGTACTGCGTCTTGCCGGGATCTATGGACCTACACGCCATTACCTGTTGGATAGCTTACGGAGTGGTGCGACGGTTTTGCCGGGACGGGGTGACTACTACCTCAACCTGATCTATCTCGATGACATCGTTTCTGCGGTAGTGCGGTTTGCGAGTGACGAGGGAGTTTGTGGAAAGGCGTTCAACATATCCGACGGAAACCCATCAACCAAAGAAGAAGTGGCCTCATGGATCGCCGAGACCTTGGGACTGCCGCCGCCGGTTTTTGATCCGAACGCAGTAGGGGGTCGAAGAATGACGGTGAATCGGGCGGGGGGTCCACCAAACCGGCGCGTGCGGATTGACAAAGCACTTGCAGAGAGCTCTTGGAAGCCATCCTTTCCCGGCTTTCGCAAAGGGTATGAGGAGATTTTGAGGAGTGGAACGTAG